One part of the Arabidopsis thaliana chromosome 4, partial sequence genome encodes these proteins:
- the ACS8 gene encoding 1-amino-cyclopropane-1-carboxylate synthase 8 (1-amino-cyclopropane-1-carboxylate synthase 8 (ACS8); CONTAINS InterPro DOMAIN/s: 1-aminocyclopropane-1-carboxylate synthase (InterPro:IPR001176), Pyridoxal phosphate-dependent transferase, major domain (InterPro:IPR015424), Aminotransferase, class I/classII (InterPro:IPR004839), Aminotransferases, class-I, pyridoxal-phosphate-binding site (InterPro:IPR004838), Pyridoxal phosphate-dependent transferase, major region, subdomain 2 (InterPro:IPR015422), Pyridoxal phosphate-dependent transferase, major region, subdomain 1 (InterPro:IPR015421); BEST Arabidopsis thaliana protein match is: 1-aminocyclopropane-1-carboxylate synthase 4 (TAIR:AT2G22810.1); Has 32273 Blast hits to 32271 proteins in 2940 species: Archae - 857; Bacteria - 22542; Metazoa - 664; Fungi - 765; Plants - 1331; Viruses - 0; Other Eukaryotes - 6114 (source: NCBI BLink).), with protein sequence MGLLSKKASCNTHGQDSSYFWGWEEYEKNPYDEIKNPDGIIQMGLAENQLSFDLIESWLAKNPDAANFQREGQSIFRELALFQDYHGLPSFKNAMADFMSENRGNRVSFNPNKLVLTAGATPANETLMFCLADPGDAFLLPTPYYPGFDRDLKWRTGAEIVPIQCKSANGFRITKVALEEAYEQAQKLNLKVKGVLITNPSNPLGTTTTRTELNHLLDFISRKKIHLISDEIYSGTVFTNPGFISVMEVLKDRKLENTDVFDRVHIVYSLSKDLGLPGFRVGVIYSNDDFVVSAATKMSSFGLISSQTQYLLSALLSDKTFTKNYLEENQIRLKNRHKKLVSGLEAAGIECLKSNAGLFCWVDMRHLLKSNTFEAEIELWKKIVYEVKLNISPGSSCHCNEPGWFRVCFANLSEETLKVALDRLKRFVDGPSPTRRSQSEHQRLKNLRKMKVSNWVFRLSFHDREPEER encoded by the exons atgggTCTCTTGTCAAAGAAAGCTAGTTGCAACACGCACGGCCAAGATTCTTCGTATTTTTGGGGTTGGGAAGAGTATGAAAAAAATCCTTACGACGAGATCAAGAACCCAGACGGCATTATCCAAATGGGTCTAGCAGAAAATCAG TTGTCTTTCGATCTCATTGAGTCATGGCTTGCTAAGAACCCCGACGCAGCCAATTTCCAAAGAGAAGGCCAATCCATATTTCGGGAATTAGCTCTCTTTCAAGATTATCATGGCCTTCCTTCCTTCAAGAAT gcTATGGCGGATTTCATGTCGGAAAATAGAGGAAATCGAGTTTCTTTCAATCCAAACAAGCTTGTCCTCACCGCTGGTGCTACTCCGGCTAACGAGACTCTCATGTTTTGTCTCGCTGATCCTGGAGATGCTTTCTTGCTCCCTACGCCGTATTATCCAGG ATTTGATAGGGATTTGAAATGGAGAACCGGAGCTGAGATTGTACCGATCCAGTGTAAGAGTGCAAACGGTTTCCGCATCACAAAAGTAGCACTTGAAGAAGCCTACGAGCAAGCTCAAAAGCTTAACCTAAAAGTTAAAGGAGTCCTTATAACCAACCCATCTAACCCGTTGGGCACTACAACGACACGAACCGAACTAAACCATCTCTTGGACTTCATCTCACGTAAGAAGATACATTTGATAAGCGACGAGATCTATTCGGGTACCGTTTTCACCAATCCCGGATTCATTAGCGTAATGGAAGTCCTCAAAGACAGAAAGCTCGAAAACACCGATGTTTTCGACCGTGTCCACATTGTTTACAGTTTGTCTAAAGATCTAGGCCTACCTGGTTTTCGCGTTGGGGTGATTTACTCCAACGATGATTTTGTTGTCTCCGCAGCGACAAAAATGTCCAGTTTCGGTCTAATCTCTTCTCAAACACAATACCTCTTGTCCGCATTGTTATCAGACAAGACCTTCACCAAAAACTACCTcgaagaaaaccaaatccgGCTCAAGAACAGACACAAGAAGCTCGTCTCGGGTCTAGAGGCTGCAGGCATCGAGTGTCTCAAGAGCAACGCCGGACTCTTCTGTTGGGTTGACATGAGACACCTATTAAAATCAAACACGTTCGAAGCCGAGATTGAGCTATGGAAAAAGATCGTTTACGAGGTTAAGCTCAATATCTCTCCCGGTTCTTCGTGCCATTGCAACGAACCGGGttggtttagggtttgttttgcGAATTTGAGCGAAGAGACATTAAAGGTAGCGTTGGATAGATTGAAGAGGTTCGTTGATGGACCGTCGCCTACTAGAAGAAGTCAAAGTGAACATCAAAGACTAAAGAATCTAAGGAAGATGAAAGTCTCTAATTGGGTTTTCCGGCTATCGTTTCACGACCGTGAACCCGAGGAACGATAg